In Aegilops tauschii subsp. strangulata cultivar AL8/78 chromosome 3, Aet v6.0, whole genome shotgun sequence, one genomic interval encodes:
- the LOC109768697 gene encoding uncharacterized protein gives MPPRRRGSSGYRGVCERPNGWYSAEIRSGDVRLGLESFRSAHEAARAYDAAAWRLERPWSQMNFRDVFTREEAQRVAPPPRLITDMDRADHARRQRRLLITEEDERAMAEWRRRHPEDVADERAYWAERTARRRAERADRRRRKALANAQSDIVAAGGRSIFTSDDERWDDMWLDTSDNTDEDDDGDDGSDLE, from the coding sequence atgccgccgcgccgccgggGTTCTTCGGGCTACCGCGGCGTCTGCGAGCGCCCCAACGGCTGGtactccgccgagatccggtccGGCGACGTCCGGCTCGGCCTCGAGTCGTTCCGGAGCGCGCACGAGGcagcccgcgcgtacgacgcggcggcttGGCGCTTGGAGAGGCCCTGGTCGCAGATGAACTTCCGGGACGTCTTCACGCGCGAGGAGGCGCAGCGCGTCGCCCCTCCGCCGCGTCTCATCACCGACATGGACCGTGCCGACCACGCTCGgcggcagcgccgcctcctcatcACCGAGGAGGACGAGCGAGCCATGGCGGAGTGGCGCCGTCGCCACCCGGAGGACGTCGCCGACGAGCGTGCCTACTGGGCGGAGAGGACGGCAAGGCGCCGCGCGGAGCGGGCGGACCGGCGTCGGAGGAAGGCATTGGCGAATGCGCAGTCCGATATCGTTGCAGCAGGTGGGAGGTCGATCTTCACATCAGACGATGAACGTTGGGACGACATGTGGCTCGATACCTCGGACAACACCGACGaggatgatgatggtgatgatggtaGCGACTTGGAGTAG
- the LOC109768651 gene encoding LEAF RUST 10 DISEASE-RESISTANCEUS RECEPTOR-LIKE PROTEIN KINASE-like 2.1: MDPFHFPGPAAAAMFRSPMLLLLTFLLSSTTTIAAEIPPSCEPASCEPASCGDLRITYPFWLGGRHPPECGYHAFRVTCDHRAGSKALLQHSVSTYQILDISYQDSSLRIKNVELSDGMCNPKLHANASSNLGLAPFGISAANQELFFLYNCSALPPPPTWAPMYCATGSKRPLNNSFAWLAGAYKLDDISRQVHWNCTASMMPVLGYKGATGLDYQRLMEDGFLLEYTAGDCAACMESRGICRTNITNDIFECHCPDGFSSSNICAIMKTGTKIVLIVLAVTAATLLCLCFYLLRHIKIRLWIPHSKKTSSNTEKNYESMIAAYGSLAPKRYMYSDVMKITYSCKKQLGKGGYGVVFKGRLHDGRLVAVKFLHDCKGNGDEFVNEVLSIGRTSHVNVVSLFGFCLEGSRRALIYEYMPNGSLDKYIYSQNPKEILGWERLYAIAIGIARGLEYLHHRCNTRIVHFDIKPQNILLDKDFCPKIADFGLAKLCHTKESKLSMTGTRGTIGFIAPEVHSRTFGVVSTKSDVYSYGMMLLEMVGGRRNVKSIVNKSSEKYFPDWIYDHFAQDEGLKACEVTSEVEEIARKMTLIGLWCIQVLPIYRPTITKVLEMFEKSLDALDMPPKQSFCELLESPTNNMEVQSAWSETEEIETLEIRHVKDMPPTRDIA, encoded by the exons ATGGACCCGTTTCATTTCCCTGGACCTGCTGCAGCAGCCATGTTCCGCTCACCCATGCTCCTACTGCTCACCTTCCTCCTCTCTAGCACCACCACTATAGCTGCCGAAATCCCGCCGTCGTGCGAGCCAGCGTCGTGCGAGCCAGCGtcgtgcggcgacctccgcatcACGTACCCCTTCTGGCTCGGCGGCAGGCACCCGCCCGAGTGTGGCTACCACGCCTTCCGGGTCACCTGCGACCACCGCGCCGGCAGCAAGGCCTTACTCCAGCACTCAGTTTCCACGTACCAGATCCTCGACATCTCCTATCAAGACAGCTCGTTGCGGATCAAAAACGTCGAGCTCTCCGACGGCATGTGCAACCCCAAGCTCCATGCGAACGCCTCCTCCAACCTCGGCCTCGCGCCCTTCGGCATCAGCGCCGCCAACCAGGAGCTCTTCTTCCTCTACAACTGCAGCGCCCTGCCGCCTCCGCCTACATGGGCGCCCATGTACTGCGCCACTGGATCCAAGCGGCCGCTCAACAATTCGTTTGCGTGGCTTGCTGGGGCATACAAGCTAGACGACATTTCGAGGCAGGTGCACTGGAACTGCACGGCGTCCATGATGCCAGTGCTCGGGTACAAGGGGGCGACCGGGCTGGACTACCAGCGGCTGATGGAGGACGGGTTTCTTCTTGAGTACACGGCCGGCGACTGTGCGGCGTGCATGGAGAGCCGAGGAATTTGCCGGACTAATATCACCAACGATATCTTCGAGTGCCACTGCCCCGACGGATTTTCTTCGTCCAACATCTGCG CTATCATGAAGACCGGCACGAAGATTGTACTAATAG TTTTGGCAGTAACAGCTGCAACCTTGCTCTGTCTCTGTTTTTATCTGCTGAGGCATATAAAGATAAGACTATGGATTCCCCATAGCAAGAAGACTAGCAGCAATACTGAAAAGAATTATGAGTCCATGATAGCAGCATATGGATCCCTAGCTCCTAAAAGATACATGTACTCAGATGTAATGAAGATAACGTATTCTTGCAAGAAACAACTTGGAAAAGGTGGTTATGGTGTGGTTTTCAAAGGAAGGCTACATGATGGTCGTTTGGTTGCTGTGAAATTCTTGCATGATTGCAAAGGAAATGGAGACGAGTTTGTGAATGAGGTTCTGAGCATTGGAAGGACCTCTCATGTTAATGTTGTTAGcttatttgggttttgtttggagGGATCAAGGCGAGCTcttatatatgagtatatgccgaATGGTTCCTTGGATAAGTACATTTACTCACAGAACCCCAAAGAAATTTTAGGATGGGAGAGGCTCTATGCAATAGCAATCGGGATTGCTCGTGGCCTTGAGTACTTACACCATAGATGTAATACTCGTATTGTCCATTTCGATATCAAGCCTCAAAATATCCTTCTAGACAAGGATTTTTGCCCAAAGATTGCTGATTTTGGTCTAGCTAAATTATGTCATACAAAGGAGAGTAAGCTTTCAATGACCGGTACTAGAGGAACAATTGGGTTCATCGCTCCAGAAGTCCACTCTCGAACCTTTGGAGTGGTTTCAACAAAATCAGATGTTTATAGTTATGGAATGATGTTGTTGGAGATGGTTGGAGGTAGGAGAAATGTCAAATCAATTGTAAACAAATCTAGCGAAAAGTATTTTCCAGATTGGATTTACGATCACTTTGCCCAAGATGAAGGATTAAAAGCATGTGAAGTTACAAGCGAAGTTGAGGAAATTGCGAGAAAGATGACCTTAATTGGCTTGTGGTGCATACAAGTATTACCTATATATCGCCCTACAATAACAAAAGTTCTAGAAATGTTTGAGAAAAGCTTGGATGCTTTGGACATGCCACCAAAGCAGAGCTTCTGTGAACTACT TGAGAGTCCAACTAATAATATGGAAGTACAAAGTGCATGGTCTGAGACTGAGGAG ATTGAAACATTGGAAATACGCCATGTCAAGGATATGCCCCCCACAAGGGATATTGCCTAG